The Nicotiana tabacum cultivar K326 chromosome 14, ASM71507v2, whole genome shotgun sequence genome contains a region encoding:
- the LOC142169066 gene encoding uncharacterized protein LOC142169066, with the protein MVFAWLLNSLIREIRSSVIHSRSAHDLWKQLEKRYRQSNLAQLFELQKQLVETVQGSNNIATYFNNMKAIWDEIELLDARVVCSCAECTCGALEKNNALEERQKLVQFLMGLNESYTTCRGNIMMMNPSPDIDRAYFLLLQEERQRSIQPLGNYPSDSSSFTVTGQNANQGQYRFNNNQGNPTNGLQNNQTQHHDYKRNNSTNLICRYCKKPGHTIEKCYKIHGYPLNFKNNRPRPFNNHAHSNATSIQKDT; encoded by the coding sequence ATGGTTTTTGCTTGGTTGTTGAATTCTCTTATAAGAGAAATCAGATCCAGTGTCATCCACTCTAGATCTGCACACGATTTATGGAAACAACTTGAGAAGAGATATAGGCAATCGAATCTGGCACAACTATTTGAATTGCAAAAACAACTAGTAGAAACTGTGCAAGGATCAAATAACATTGCAACCTATTTCAATAACATGAAAgcaatttgggatgaaattgagcTACTTGATGCTAGGGTTGTGTGCAGTTGTGCAGAATGTACATGTGGAGCACTGGAGAAAAATAATGCACTTGAAGAGAGACAAAAGTTAGTTCAATTCCTAATGGGACTGAATGAGTCATATACTACTTGTAGAGGAAACATAATGATGATGAATCCTTCACCAGATATTGATCGAGCTTACTTTCTTCTATTGCAAGAGGAAAGGCAGAGGAGTATACAACCTTTGGGGAATTATCCTAGTGATTCAAGTTCATTTACTGTTACTGGGCAGAATGCTAATCAAGGACAATACAGGTTTAACAATAACCAAGGAAACCCAACCAATGGACTCCAAAACAATCAGACTCAACATCACGATTACAAGAGGAATAATTCTACCAATCTCATTTGCAGATATTGTAAGAAACCAGGACATACCATTGAGAAATGTTATAAGATTCATGGCTATCCCCTCAACTTTAAAAATAATAGACCAAGACCTTTCAATAATCATGCACACAGCAATGCAACTAGTATTCAGAAAGATACTTAA
- the LOC107804485 gene encoding F-box protein At4g35930-like, with amino-acid sequence MGKVSPKNCQSKTPKQKRRSRSTTGRYLRPGALAQLRYTKVSAAKSCTDLGKKRVAVITSDETKDQVVLQNNNVCETPTILSPVRFCYGAMHTPIDVSKQKNLQMTPKTPGAFECTSESRLESLPMDLLVKILCHLHHDQLKAVFHVSQKIRKAVIQARIFHFNYTTPDRMRQEMLRTMTPLPTDHWPFVSKEDRNGAWLPSPHTPKAPKHGPRPPSRLKFTEMRQIAAVLFQESVFPSRCLVPSVIQKPLCKSLGSNRVLFYEDELCQAVAQNKLR; translated from the exons ATGGGTAAAGTGTCACCCAAAAATTGTCAATCCAAGACCCCAAAACAGAAAAGGCGGTCGAGGAGTACAACAGGCAGGTATTTGAGACCAGGTGCTTTGGCACAGCTTCGTTACACTAAGGTATCGGCTGCTAAATCTTGTACGGATCTTGGGAAGAAAAGGGTGGCAGTAATTACTTCAGATGAAACAAAAGATCAAGTTGTGCTTCAAAATAATAATGTTTGTGAAACTCCGACAATTTTATCACCCGTGAGGTTTTGTTATGGTGCTATGCATACGCCCATTGATGTATCTAAGCAGAAGAATTTGCAGATGACACCAAAGACACCTGGTGCATTTGAGTGCACATCAGAGTCGAGGCTCGAGTCTCTTCCGATGGATTTACTG GTTAAAATACTTTGCCATCTGCACCACGACCAACTCAAAGCAGTTTTCCATGTCTCTCAAAAAATCAGGAAGGCA GTAATTCAGGCAAGGATTTTCCATTTCAATTATACTACTCCAGATAGAATGCGGCAGGAGATGTTAAGAACCATGACTCCTCTCCCCACTGATCACTGGCCATTTGTAAG CAAAGAGGACAGAAACGGTGCATGGCTCCCCTCTCCTCATACTCCTAAGGCTCCAAAACATGGTCCACGTCCACCATCCCGTCTCAAGTTCACAGAGATGAGGCAAATTGCAGCTGTTCTTTTCCAAGAGTCAGTATTTCCTTCAAGATGCTTGGTTCCATCTGTTATACAAAAGCCCCTATGCAAGTCCTTGGGTTCTAATAGAGTTCTATTCTATGAGGATGAACTATGCCAGGCTGTTGCTCAGAATAAACTCCgttaa